A single window of Balaenoptera ricei isolate mBalRic1 chromosome 15, mBalRic1.hap2, whole genome shotgun sequence DNA harbors:
- the SRCAP gene encoding helicase SRCAP isoform X2: MQSSPSPAHPQLPILQTQMVSDGMTGSNPVSPASSSSPASSGAGGISPQHIAQDSSLDGPPGPPDGATVPLEGLSLPQAADLANKGPKWEKSHAEIAEQAKHEAEIETRIAELRKEGFWSLKRLPKVPEPPRPKGHWDYLCEEMQWLSADFAQERRWKRGVARKVVRMVIRHHEEQRQKEERARREEQAKLRRIASTMAKDVRQFWSNVEKVVQFKQQSRLEEKRKKALDLHLDFIVGQTEKYSDLLSQSLNQPLTSSKAGSSPCLGSSSAASSPPPPVSRMDDEDGDFQPQEEEEEDDEETIEVEEQQEGNDAETQRREIELLRREGELPLEELLRSLPPQLLGGPSSPSRTPSSRDSDTRDGPEEGGEEESSQVLKVKPPPSSVTQRNKQPWHPDEDDEEFAANEDEAEDEEDTIAAEEQLEGEVDHAMELSELAREGELSVEELLQQYAGAYASDASAPGSGSSEEEDEDEVDANSSDCEAEGATEAEEATQEDSSSQSDSAEEQSEDEEDEHSEEEETSGSSESEESESEESEESQSQSQADEEEEEDDDFGVEYLLARDEEQSEADGGSGPPTPGPTTTLGPKKEITDIAAAAESLQPKGYTLATTQVKTPIPLLLRGQLREYQHIGLDWLVTMYEKKLNGILADEMGLGKTIQTISLLAHLACEKGNWGPHLIIVPTSVMLNWEMELKRWCPSFKILTYYGAQKERKLKRQGWTKPNAFHVCITSYKLVLQDHQAFRRKNWRYLILDEAQNIKNFKSQRWQSLLNFNSQRRLLLTGTPLQNSLMELWSLMHFLMPHVFQSHREFKEWFSNPLTGMIEGSQEYNEGLVKRLHKVLRPFLLRRVKVDVEKQMPKKYEHVIRCRLSKRQRCLYDDFMAQTTTKETLATGHFMSVINILMQLRKVCNHPNLFDPRPVTSPFITPGICFSTASLVLRATDVHPLQRIDMGRFDLIGLEGRVSRYEADTFLPQHRLSRRVLLEVATAPDPPPRPKPVKMKVNRMLQPMPKQEGRTVVVVNSPRTPLGPVPVRPPPGPELSAQPTPGPTPPVLPAPLMVSASPSGPPLIPASRPPGPVLLPPLQPNGGPLPQVMPSPLGVLSGTSRPPTPTLSLKPAPPAPVRLSPAPPPGSSSLLKPLTVPPGYTFPSAAVTTTSTTTATAPTTAVPAPTPAPQRLILSPDMQARLPSGEVVSIGQLASLAQRPVASTGGSKPLTFQIQGNKLTLTGAQVRQLAVGQPRPLQMPPTMVNNTGVVKIVVRQAPRDGLTPVPPLAPAPRPPSSGLPAVLTPRPTLTPGRLPTPALGTARAPIPTSALVRPLLKLVHSPTPEVSASAPGAAPLTISSPLPVPSSLPGPASSPMPVPNSSPLASPVSSTVPVPVSSSLPISVCTTLPSPASAPLTIPISAPLPVSASGPALLTNVTPTLAPVVSAATGPPSLAPVGASPSASALTLGLATTPSLSPSQAPGHPLLLAPASSHVPGLNSAVAPACSPVLVPASALASPFPAASNPAPAQASLLAPAPTASQALATSLAPMVAPQTAILAPSPAPSLAPLPVLAPSLGPTPVLAPSQTSVPLLASSSTPGTPLASASSLVPAPAPVLAPSSAQTMVPAPVPSPLPSPASTQTLALPPALASTLGGSSPSQTLSLGTGNPQGSFPAQTLSLTPAASLVPAPAQTLSLAPGPPLCPSQTLSLAPAPPLAPVSPMGPAPAHTLTLATVSSSASLLAPASVQTLTLSPAPVPVPTLGPAAAQTLALAPASTQAPASQASSLVVSATGAAPLPVTMVSRLPVSKDEPETLTLRSGPPSPPSTATSFSGPRPRRQPPPPPRSPFYLDSLEEKRKQQRSERLERIFQLSEAHGALAPVYGTEVLDFCTLPQPVASPIGPRSPGPSHPTFWTYTEAARQAVLFPQQRLDQLSEIIERFIFVMPPVEAPPPSLHACHPPPWLAPRQAAFQEQLARELWPRARPLHRIVCNMRTQFPDLRLIQYDCGKLQTLAVLLRQLKAEGHRVLIFTQMTRMLDVLEQFLTYHGHLYLRLDGSTRVEQRQALMERFNADKRIFCFILSTRSGGVGVNLTGADTVVFYDSDWNPTMDAQAQDRCHRIGQTRDVHIYRLISERTVEENILKKANQKRMLGDMAIEGGNFTTAYFKQTIRELFDMPLEEPSGSSIPSAPEDEEETVASKQTHILEQALCRAEDEEDIRAATQAKAEQVAELAEFNENDGFPAADGEEAGRPGAEDEEMSRAEQEIAALVEQLTPIERYAMKFLEASLEEVSREELKQAEEQVEAARKDLDQAKEEVFRLPQEEEEGPGAGDEVSCGTGGGSHRRSKKAKAPERPGTRVSERLRGARAETQGANHTPVTSTHHTRSTSTPPRCSPARDRVPRPAPRPRPTPASAPAAIPAPVPAPVSAPIPISAPNPITMLPVHILPSPPLPSAQIPPSCSSACTPPPACTPPPAHTPPPAQTSLLTPSSPLLLGLPSVPISPPVTNLPLGMGPEAELCAQAMASTESLELADMASSETSPITLVPPKDLLPVAVEILPMSEKNLSLTSSAPSPNLAAGSVPNGQEQEVPEPAEATILSVLPDGEEVATCLSESNRLELPPSAASDELLQEPLEADKNSEELVEAQTPTSTPEKPQELVSAEVAAPSTSSSATSTPEGPSPARPPRRRTSADVEIRGQGAGRPGQPPGPKVLRKLPGRLVTVVEEKELVRRRRQQRGTASTLVPGVSETGASPGSPSTRSMSGPESSPPTSGPCEAAPPSTLPTPTQQPFIARRRIELGLTGGGSPENGEGALLAITPPAVKRRRGRPPKKNRSPADAGRGVDEAPSSTSKGKTNGADSVPGAETLIVAEPVLAPQLIPGPQPLGPQPVHRPEPVILSPVEKRRRGRPPKARDLPIPGTISSPGDGSLESRTQPLPIPPPLPPLPPLLACPTATVANTVTTLTISTSPPKRKRGRPPKNPPSPRPSQLPVLDRDSSSVLESCGLGKQRQPQGQGESEGSSSDEDGSRPLTRLARLRLEAEGMRGRKSEGSMVVAVIQDDLDLADSGPGGLELTPPVVSLAPKLRSTRLRPGSLVPPLETEKVPRKRAGAPVGGGPGLAKRSRLQPPSPLGPEGSVEESEAEASGEEEEGDGTPRRRPGPRRLGGATNQGDQRILRSSAPSHLAGPTISHRGRKAKT, encoded by the exons ATGCAGAGCAGCCCCTCCCCTGCTCACCCTCAGCTCCCAATCTTGCAAACACAG ATGGTGTCGGACGGCATGACAGGCAGCaatcctgtgtcccctgcctcatCCAGTTCCCCAGCCTCTAGTGGGGCAGGTGGCATCTCCCCCCAGCATATAGCTCAAGATTCCTCTTTGGATGGACCTCCAGGGCCCCCAGATGGTGCCACAGTGCCCTTGGAGGGGCTCAGCTTACCCCAGGCTGCTGACCTGGCTAACAAGGGCCCAAAGTGGGAGAAGAGCCATGCTGAGATTGCAGAGCAGGCCAAGCAT GAGGCTGAGATTGAGACTCGGATTGCTGAGCTGCGGAAGGAGGGTTTCTGGTCACTGAAGAGACTGCCTAAAGTGCCTGAGCCTCCCCGCCCCAAGGGCCACTGGGACTATCTGTGTGAGGAGATGCAGTGGCTCTCTGCCGACTTTGCTCAGGAGCGCCGTTGGAAACGGGGTGTGGCCCGTAAG GTGGTGCGAATGGTGATCCGGCACCACGAGGAGCAGCGGCAGAAAGAGGAACGGGCCCGGAGGGAGGAGCAGGCCAAGCTGCGCCGAATCGCCTCCACCATGGCCAAGGATGTTAGGCAGTTTTGGAGCAATGTGGAGAAG GTGGTGCAATTCAAACAACAGTCCCGGCTCGAGGAAAAGCGGAAAAAAGCCCTGGACCTGCACCTGGACTTCATCGTGGGGCAAACTGAAAAGTACTCAGACCTTCTGTCTCAAAGCCTCAACCAGCCACTGACCTCCAGCAAAGCTGGTTCCTCCCCTTGCCTTGGCTCTTCCTCAGCTGCCTCTAGTCCTCCACCCCCAGTTTCCCGGATGGATGATGAAG ATGGGGACTTCCAACcccaagaggaggaggaagaggatgatgAGGAGACGATTGAGGTTGAAGAACAACAGGAAGGCAATGATGCAGAGACCCAGAGGCGTGAGATTGAGCTACTTCGACGTGAGGGAGAACTGCCACTGGAAGAGCTGCTCCGTTCCCTCCCCCCTCAGCTGCTAGGAGGGCCTTCCAGCCCCTCAAGAACCCCCTCATCTCGTGATAGTGACACCCGAGATGGGCCTGAAGAAGGTGGTGAAGAAGAGTCCTCTCAGGTGTTGAAG GTAAAGCCCCCACCCTCCTCTGTCACACAGCGCAACAAACAGCCTTGGCATCCAGATGAGGATGATGAAGAGTTTGCTGCCAATGAAGATGAAG CGGAGGATGAAGAGGATACCATAGCAGCTGAGGAGCAGTTGGAAGGGGAGGTGGATCATGCCATGGAGCTGAGCGAGTTGGCTCGAGAAG GTGAGCTGTCTGTGGAGGAGCTACTGCAGCAGTATGCAGGAGCCTATGCCTCTGATGCCTCTGCCCCAGGTTCTGGGAGTAGTGAAGAGGAAGATGAAGATGAAGTTGATGCTAACAGCTCTGACTGTGAAGCAGAGGGGGCCACAGAAGCTGAAGAGGCTACTCAAGAGGATAGTAGCAGTCAGTCAG ACTCTGCTGAGGAACAGAGTGAGGATGAGGAAGATGAGCattcagaagaggaagaaacgAGCGGGAGTTCGGAATCGGAGGAATCTGAGTCTGAGGAATCTGAGGAGTCCCAATCACAGAGCCAAgcagatgaggaagaggaggaagatgatgaCTTTGGGGTGGAGTACTTGCTTGCCAGGGACGAAGAGCAGAGTGAGGCAGATGGGGGCAGTGgacctcccaccccagggcccaccACCACTCTAGGCCCTAAGAAAGAAATTACTGACATCGCTGCAGCAGCTGAAAGTCTCCAGCCCAAGGGTTACACCTTAGCCACTACCCAG GTGAAGACACCCATCCCCCTGCTCCTACGGGGCCAGCTCCGGGAGTACCAACACATTGGGCTGGACTGGCTGGTTACTATGTATGAGAAGAAGCTTAATGGCATTCTTGCTGATGAGATGGGGCTAGGCAAGACGATCCAGACCATTTCCCTGCTTGCCCACTTGGCCTGTGAGAAAG GTAACTGGGGTCCCCATTTGATCATTGTCCCCACCAGCGTGATGTTGAACTGGGAGATGGAGCTGAAACGTTGGTGCCCCAGCTTTAAAATCCTTACTTACTATGGAGCCCAGAAAGAGAGGAAGCTCAAGCGGCAG GGCTGGACCAAGCCCAATGCCTTCcatgtgtgtatcacatcttacAAGCTGGTGCTGCAGGACCACCAGGCCTTCCGCCGTAAGAACTGGCGCTATCTCATTCTGGATGAGGCTCAGAACATCAAGAACTTCAAGTCTCAGCGCTGGCAGTCATTGCTCAACTTCAACAG CCAGAGACGCCTGCTCCTGACAGGAACACCCTTGCAGAACAGCCTCATGGAACTGTGGTCCTTGATGCACTTTTTGATGCCCCATGTCTTCCAGTCTCATCGCGAGTTCAAAGAATGGTTCTCTAATCCCCTAACTGGCATGATTGAGGGCAGCCAAGAGTACAATGAAGGTCTAGTCAAACGCCTTCACAAG GTTTTGCGGCCTTTTTTGCTGCGCCGAGTTAAGGTGGATGTTGAGAAGCAGATGCCTAAAAAATATGAGCATGTTATCCGCTGCCGGCTCTCCAAGCGCCAGCGCTGTCTCTATGATGACTTCATGGCACAGACCAC AACTAAGGAGACACTAGCCACGGGCCATTTCATGAGCGTCATCAACATTTTGATGCAGCTGCGAAAAGTCTGCAATCATCCAAACCTGTTTGACCCTCGACCCGTTACCTCCCCCTTCATCACTCCAGGCATCTGTTTCAGCACCGCCTCTCTGGTGCTAAGGGCCACTGATGTCCACCCTCTCCAG CGGATAGACATGGGTCGATTTGATCTCATTGGCCTGGAGGGTCGTGTCTCTAGATATGAGGCTGACACATTTCTACCCCAGCACCGCCTTTCCCGCCGGGTTCTGCTGGAGGTGGCTACTGCTCCtgaccccccaccccggcccaagCCAGTCAAGATGAAGGTCAACAG GATGCTGCAGCCAATGCCCAAGCAAGAAGGCCGGACAGTGGTGGTGGTGAACAGTCCACGGACTCCCCTGGGCCCTGTCCCAGTCCGACCCCCTCCAGGCCCTGAGCTCTCAGCCCAGCCCACCCCTGGCCCAACCCCCCCAGTGCTGCCAGCACCACTGATGGTGTCGGCCTCGCCTTCCGGACCCCCACTCATTCCGGCATCCCGGCCTCCTGGCCCTGTTCTTTTGCCCCCACTGCAGCCAAACGGTGGGCCTCTCCCCCAGG TGATGCCATCCCCTCTGGGGGTCTTGAGTGGGACCTCACGACCTCCCACGCCAACCCTATCCTTGAAGCCGGCCCCACCTGCTCCTGTTCGCCtgagccctgccccacccccaggctcctCCAGCCTGTTGAAGCCCCTTACAGTGCCACCAGGCTATACCTTCCCTTCTGCTGCTGTCACCACCACCTCTACCACCACAGCCACGGCTCCCACCACGGCAGTGCCAGCTCCTACTCCTGCTCCACAGCGCCTCATCCTGTCTCCTGATATGCAAGCTCGCCTGCCCT CAGGTGAAGTGGTCAGCATCGGGCAGTTAGCCTCACTGGCACAACGGCCAGTGGCTAGTACAGGGGGAAGCAAACCTCTCACCTTCCAAATCCAGGGCAACAAGCTGACTTTGACTGGTGCGCAGGTGCGCCAGCTTGCTGTGGGGCAGCCCCGCCCGCTGCAAA TGCCACCAACCATGGTGAATAATACAGGCGTGGTGAAGATTGTAGTGAGACAGGCCCCTCGGGATGGACTGACTCCTGTTCCTCCGTTGGCCCCAGCACCCCGGCCTCCGAGCTCTGGGCTTCCAGCTGTGTTGACTCCACGCCCCACATTAACCCCTGGCCGGCTACCCACACCTGCTCTGGGTACTGCCCGAGCCCCCATACCCACGTCCGCTCTGGTGAGGCCACTTCTCAAGCTGGTCCACAGTCCTACGCCTGAAGTCAGTG CTTCAGCACCCGGAGCTGCTCCCTTGACcatctcttctcctctccccgtGCCATCCTCACTCCCTGGGCCAGCCTCTTCTCCAATGCCAGTTCCCAACTCCTCTCCCCTTGCTAGTCCTGTGTCTTCTACAGTCCCAGTTCCGGTATCATCTTCACTCCCCATCTCTGTCTGCACAACGCTTCCTTCCCCAGCCTCAGCTCCACTCACCATCCCCATCTCAGCCCCCTTGCCTGTTTCGGCTTCGGGCCCAGCTCTGTTGACTAATGTGACTCCAACACTGGCACCTGTTGTCTCAGCGGCTACTGGACCTCCCTCTTTGGCACCAGTTGGGGCTTCTCCATCAGCGTCAGCCTTGACTCTAGGTTTGGCCACAACTCCATCCCTGTCCCCATCTCAGGCACCTGGTCATCCTCTGTTGTTGGCTCCAGCCTCTTCACATGTTCCAGGGTTGAACTCAGCCGTGGCCCCAGCATGTTCACCTGTGCTGGTGCCAGCTTCTGCTCTGGCCAGTCCTTTTCCGGCAGCATCAAATCCAGCTCCAGCTCAGGCTTCCCTTTTGGCTCCAGCACCTACTGCATCTCAGGCTCTAGCCACCTCTCTGGCTCCCATGGTGGCTCCACAGACAGCAATCCTGGCTCCTTCTCCAGCTCCTTCTCTGGCTCCTCTTCCAGTCCTGGCTCCATCACTAGGTCCTACTCCTGTCCTGGCTCCATCGCAGACTTCGGTTCCACTTCTGGCTTCATCATCTACTCCAGGAACTCCtttagcctcagcttcctcactggTGCCAGCCCCAGCTCCTGTGTTGGCTCCATCATCAGCTCAAACTATGGTACCAGCCCCAGTTCCGTCACCTCTCCCGAGTCCGGCTTCTACGCAGACACTGGCTTTACCCCCAGCTTTAGCATCCACTCTTGGCGGCTCGTCTCCATCTCAGACACTGTCTTTGGGAACTGGGAACCCCCAAGGTTCTTTTCCAGCTCAGACATTGTCATTGACTCCAGCAGCATCCCTAGTACCAGCTCCAGCCCAGACACTGTCTTTGGCACCAGGACCACCACTGTGTCCATCTCAGACGTTGTCTTTGGCTCCAGCACCCCCTCTGGCTCCAGTTTCTCCGATGGGCCCGGCCCCAGCTCACACACTGACTTTGGCTACGGTGTCGTCATCTGCTTCACTCCTGGCCCCAGCTTCAGTGCAAACACTGACCTTGAGCCCTGCCCCAGTGCCGGTGCCCACCTTGGGCCCAgcggcagctcagactctggcaCTGGCCCCAGCCTCAACACAGGCCCCAGCTTCCCAGGCATCTTCCCTCGTGGTTTCGGCAACCGGTGCCGCTCCCTTGCCTGTCACCATGGTATCCCGGCTGCCTGTTTCCAAGGATGAGCCTGAGACACTGACATTACGCTCTGgtccccccagccctccctccactGCTACCTCGTTCAGTGGTCCCCGACCTCGACGCCAGCCCCCACCACCACCTCGTTCCCCTTTCTATCTG GACTCTCTGGAGGAAAAGCGGAAGCAGCAGCGGTCTGAACGCCTGGAACGGATTTTCCAACTTAGTGAGGCTCATGGGGCCCTGGCACCCGTGTATGGGACTGAAGTCTTGGATTTCTGTACCCTGCCCCAACCTGTTGCCAGCCCCATCGGCCCTCGTTCTCCTGGCCCCAGCCACCCCACCTTTTGGACTTATACCGAGGCTGCCCGCCAGGCTGTACTGTTTCCCCAGCAACGACTAGACCAGCTGTCAGAAATCATTGAGAG GTTCATCTTTGTCATGCCTCCTGTGGAGGCACCTCCCCCTTCCTTGCACGCCTGCCACCCACCTCCTTGGCTGGCCCCACGTCAGGCAGCCTTTCAGGAGCAATTGGCTCGTGAGCTCTGGCCCCGGGCTCGTCCTTTGCACCGTATTGTGTGTAACATGCGTACCCAGTTTCCTGACTTGAGGCTTATCCAGTATGATTGCG GAAAGTTGCAGACGTTGGCAGTGCTGTTGCGACAGCTCAAGGCAGAGGGCCACCGGGTGCTCATATTCACCCAGATGACCCGAATGCTGGATGTGTTGGAGCAGTTTCTCACCTACCATGGCCACCTCTACTTGCGTCTGGATGGGTCTACTAGAGTTGAACAGAGACAG gCCTTGATGGAACGATTCAATGCAGACAAACGCATATTCTGCTTCATCCTTTCAACTCGGAGTGGGGGTGTGGGCGTGAACCTGACGGGGGCAGACACTGTTGTTTTTTATGACAGCGACTGGAATCCTACCATGGATGCTCAGGCCCAGGATCGCTGTCACCGAATTGGCCAGACCCGAGATGTCCACATATATAG GCTTATCAGTGAACGGACAGTGGAAGAGAACATCCTAAAAAAGGCAAACCAGAAGAGAATGTTGGGAGACATGGCAATTGAGGGAGGCAACTTCACCACAGCCTATTTTAAACAG ACCATCCGAGAGCTGTTTGATATGCCTCTGGAGGAACCATCTGGCTCATCTATACCCTCTGCCCCTGAAGATGAGGAAGAGACTGTGGCCAGCAAGCAGACCCATATCCTGGAGCAG GCATTGTGTCGGGCAGAGGATGAAGAGGATATCCGTGCGGCCACCCAGGCCAAGGCTGAACAGGTGGCTGAGCTTGCAGAATTCAATGAGAATGATGGGTTTCCTGCTGCTGACGGAGAGGAGGCTGGTCGGCCTGGGGCTGAAGATGAGGAGATGTCCCGGGCTGAGCAGGAAATTGCTGCCCTTGTAGAACAG CTGACCCCCATTGAGCGCTATGCCATGAAATTCCTGGAAGCCTCACTGGAGGAGGTGAGCCGAGAGGAGCTCAAGCAGGCAGAA GAGCAAGTGGAAGCTGCCCGCAAGGACCTGGACCAAGCGAAGGAGGAGGTGTTCCGCCTaccccaggaggaggaggaggggccaggggctggggatgagGTTTCCTGTGGGACTGGTGGAGGCAGCCACCGGCGCAGTAAGAAGGCCAAGGCCCCCGAAAGGCCAGGGACTCGCGTCAGTGAGCGTCTTCGTGGAGCCCGGGCTGAAACTCAAGGGGCAAACCACACTCCTGTCACATCCACGCATCATACCCGCAGCACCTCCACACCCCCCCGCTGCAGCCCTGCCAGGGACCGAGTTCCCCGGCCAGCGCCTAGGCCTCGACCCACTCCAGCTTCAGCTCCTGCTGCAATTCCTGCCCCAGTCCCTGCCCCAGTCTCTGCCCCAATCCCCATTTCAGCCCCAAATCCAATAACCATGCTTCCTGTCCATATCttgccttctcctcctcttccttctgcacAGATTCCTCCCTCTTGTTCTTCTGCCTGtacccctcctcctgcctgtaCCCCTCCACCAGCTCATACCCCACCTCCAGCCCAAACTTCTCTCTTaactccttcctcccctctcttgCTTGGTCTACCTTCTGTGCCCATTTCCCCACCAGTCACCAACCTCCCCTTGGGCATGGGGCCTGAGGCAGAGCTGTGTGCACAAGCAATGGCATCTACTGAGTCCCTGGAGCTGGCTGATATGGCCAGTTCCGAGACTTCCCCAATTACTCTTGTGCCCCCTAAGGATCTGTTGCCAGTTGCTGTTGAGATCCTGCCTATGTCAGAGAAGAACCTTTCTCTCACCTCTTCTGCACCTAGCCCAAACCTGGCAGCTGGCAGCGTCCCCAACGGTCAAGAGCAGGAGGTGCCCGAGCCTGCCGAGGCGACCATCCTCTCAGTGCTGCCTGATGGTGAGGAAGTGGCCACGTGTCTGAGTGAGAGCAATAGGCTGGAGCTCCCACCCTCAGCAGCATCTGATGAGCTACTTCAGGAGCCACTGGAGGCTGACAAGAACTCAGAAGAGCTGGTGGAGGCCCAGACCCCAACGTCTACCCCAGAGAAACCACAGGAACTTGTTTCAGCTGAGGTCGCAGCCCCATCAACCTCATCCTCGGCCACCTCCACACCTGAGGGTCCTTCGCCTGCCCGGCCCCCTCGGCGTCGCACCAGTGCCGATGTAGAAATTAGGGGTCAGGGGGCTGGTCGGCCAGGGCAGCCTCCAGGTCCCAAAGTGCTTCGCAAGCTGCCAGGACGGCTAGTGACTGTGGTAGAGGAAAAGGAACTGGTGAGGCGACGGCGACAGCAGCGGGGAACTGCCAGCACCCTAGTGCCTGGGGTCTCTGAGACTGGTGCCAGCCCGGGAAGCCCATCTACCCGCAGCATGTCGGGGCCAGAATCCTCACCTCCCACCAGTGGTCCCTGTGAAGCTGCTCCCCCATCCACACTGCCCACCCCAACCCAGCAGCCCTTCATAGCTCGCCGTCGCATTGAGCTGGGGCTGACCGGTGGGGGCAGCCCAGAAAATGGAGAAGGGGCACTACTTGCCATCACCCCTCCTGCTGTGAAACGTCGCAGGGGGAGGCCCCCCAAGAAGAACAGGTCTCCAGCAGATGCTGGGCGAGGGGTGGATGAGGCACCTTCATCCACCTCTAAGGGAAAAACCAATGGGGCTGACTCAGTCCCTGGGGCTGAGACCCTTATTGTTGCGGAGCCTGTCCTGGCACCCCAGCTTATTCCTGGGCCCCAGCCTCTTGGACCCCAGCCAGTTCATAGACCCGAGCCTGTCATCCTATCACCTGTGGAGAAAAGAAGGCGTGGGCGGCCCCCTAAGGCCCGAGATTTGCCCATTCCTGGGACCATTTCCTCTCCAGGGGATGGCAGCTTAGAGAGCCGGACACAGCCACTCCCGATACCGCCACCCCTGCCACCACTCCCACCACTCCTAGCCTGTCCCACTGCTACTGTCGCCAACACTGTCACCACTCTCACCATTTCAACATCCCCACCCAAGCGGAAGCGGGGCCGACCTCCCAAGAATCCGCCATCACCTCGGCCCAGCCAGCTCCCTGTCTTGGACCGCGACAGCTCTTCTGTCCTTGAGAGCTGTGGATTGGGGAAGCAGCGGCAACCCCAGGGCCAGGGGGAGAGTGAGGGTAGTTCATCTGATGAGGATGGAAGCCGCCCCCTCACCCGCCTGGCCCGCTTACGTCTTGAAGCAGAAGGAATGAGGGGACGAAAGAGTGAAGGGTCCATGGTAGTAGCTGTAATTCAGGATGATCTGGATTTAGCGGATAGTGGGCCAGGCGGGTTAGAATTGACACCTCCCGTGGTCTCATTGGCTCCAAAACTGCGCTCGACCCGGCTGCGTCCAGGGTCTCTAGTTCCCCCACTAGAGACTGAGAAGGTGCCTCGCAAACGGGCAGGAGCCCCAGTTGGTGGTGGTCCTGGGCTGGCAAAGCGGAGCCGCCTGCAGCCCCCAAGTCCCCTGGGGCCTGAGGGTTCAGTAGAGGAGTCTGAGGCTGAAGCCTcaggtgaggaggaggaaggggatgggACCCCACGGCGCCGGCCTGGCCCCCGCCGGCTTGGTGGGGCCACCAACCAAGGGGACCAGCGTATCTTGCGCAGCAGTGCCCCTTCCCACTTGGCTGGCCCTACCATTAGTCACAGAGGCCGTAAAGCCAAGACGTGA